The following proteins come from a genomic window of Dreissena polymorpha isolate Duluth1 chromosome 1, UMN_Dpol_1.0, whole genome shotgun sequence:
- the LOC127864484 gene encoding uncharacterized protein LOC127864484 isoform X1: MTFELCQWKYPQQSIIPYFRFRCSIHRLSSYTEVNERLDKMEKEPDTINRTVNCLPSMPALPHETGTQNKISEYFPALSIRISDVLDEIGAGKRTVMERRETYLLRERIMTIAAQCLELPGEFFHFGSQSEGTTTPGLNSDIDLLISHTDLNIMTDWRDWEAGMENLLMIHDDITIPQQYLLQDIHKYTPEAVTIIDNERCVRKDSGQALFSSERWKQRTEHMVSHYGEVFKNGPSVSNDPDWDLVSTLPVCKPLPEIQRWIDRCRGRHWPPAQLLKAARKAPCFLVPAGHPDSDYKREEWRLSPNLIERMLMFSFNMAQIKCYIVLKLIKKSLFRKIVGDLITSFHCKTLMFTTIERTHPSLWKEHNIMYLLLLCLQELRKWLRLGCLPHYIIAGVNLFDGKLSIVKQKLLLQYVNYLIKNGLQDLFHIDIDNLGCRLQACCIRRIKQGGEGELGGVVLRYSISLLLKVGYLQRILLNLTPIIYTIQSSNSTFQQSIYNTLLTAVQGFTNEQLKTVAFDLINHLYVVYNSVQSSKCSRLPNPAFSEIISRFQFCLNTDIASSRLKLASLLYCFGHFHAAVRVLDDVEKRYHSKVKAVCRVRRNEGESDLRVFASMITDNYENVLSEQPFAFCVRFIREEAHCAPYVLWFEMNRAMTEEEVAQRDVYDKNWMDNAEVDACPFLRYLQYLTYGGQGERTKQLYALEVLESYIADPRNAINMHHPETALNLLGHCYEMEGYYQSALYIYELSLRRYHTNNAANWHVQRVQRLISNLY; encoded by the exons ATGACGTTTGAATTATGTCAATGGAAATACCCGCAACAATCTATAATACCTTACTTTCGATTTCGCTGTAGTATACATAGATTGTCCAGTTACACTGAAGTCAATGAAAG GCTGGACAAAATGGAGAAGGAGCCGGATACGATAAACAGGACGGTCAATTGTCTACCGTCTATGCCGGCATTGCCTCATGAAACAGGCACACAGAACAAG ATTTCAGAGTACTTCCCAGCATTATCCATCCGGATATCAGATGTACTGGATGAAATCGGGGCAGGAAAACGCACTGTAATGGAGCGGAGAGAAACATATTTGCTGAGAGAACGCATTATGACGATAGCTGCACAATGTTTGGAACTACCTGGGGAATTTTTTCATTTTGGTAGCCAATCTGAAGGCACCACAACTCCCGGTCTCAATTCTGATATTGATTTGCTAATTAGTCACACAGATCTGAACATCATGACAGACTGGAGAGACTGGGAGGCTGGGATGGAGAACCTTCTGATGATTCATGACGACATAACTATACCTCAACAGTACTTGCTACAGGACATACACAAATACACACCTGAAGCGGTAACCATTATTGACAATGAAAGATGTGTAAGGAAAGATTCCGGACAAGCACTTTTCAGCTCAGAAAGATGGAAACAGCGAACAGAGCATATGGTTTCACATTACGGAGAGGTATTCAAAAATGGACCTTCTGTGAGTAATGATCCCGACTGGGATTTGGTATCGACATTGCCCGTCTGCAAACCTCTTCCAGAAATACAGCGATGGATAGACAGATGTAGAGGAAGACACTGGCCGCCTGCCCAATTACTGAAGGCTGCACGTAAAGCCCCATGTTTCTTGGTACCTGCAGGACATCCAGATAGTGATTACAAGCGCGAAGAATGGCGACTGTCTCCAAATCTTATTGAACGAATGCTTATGTTTAGTTTTAATATGgcacaaataaaatgttacatagttctaaaattaattaaaaaatccttATTTAGAAAAATTGTTGGGGATTTAATCACaagttttcattgcaaaacgttAATGTTCACCACCATAGAGAGAACACACCCTTCTCTGTGGAAGGAACATAACATCATGTATCTCCTCTTACTATGCTTACAAGAATTAAGGAAATGGCTGCGATTGGGGTGCCTTCCTCATTACATCATAGCTGGAGTGAATTTATTCGATGGAAAACTGTCAATTGTGAAACAGAAACTTCTTTTACAATACGTTAACTACTTGATAAAGAATGGCTTGCaagatttatttcatattgatatagACAACTTAGGATGTCGATTGCAAGCGTGTTGTATACGGAGGATCAAACAAGGTGGAGAGGGAGAACTGGGAGGTGTAGTCTTACGTTACAGTATCAGTTTATTGCTGAAGGTCGGGTACTTGCAAAGAATACTTTTGAATTTGACACCGATAATATATACAATACAGAGTTCGAATTCGACATTCCAACAAAGTATATACAATACATTACTCACTGCTGTTCAAGGCTTCACGAATGAACAATTGAAAACCGTTGCGTTCGACCTTATTAATCACCTGTATGTCGTATATAATTCAGTGCAATCATCTAAGTGTTCGCGTCTTCCAAACCCTGCTTTCAGCGAAATTATAAGCCgttttcaattttgtttaaacacaGATATAGCCTCTAGTCGTTTAAAGTTGGCTTCTTTGCTATACTGCTTTGGACATTTTCACGCGGCAGTTAGAGTGCTGGATGACGTTGAGAAGAGGTATCACAGCAAGGTCAAGGCTGTGTGTCGAGTAAGACGTAACGAAGGAGAAAGCGATCTCCGGGTGTTTGCTAGCATGATCACAGATAACTATGAGAACGTACTCAGTGAACAACCATTCGCATTCTGTGTCAGGTTTATTAGAGAAGAAGCGCACTGCGCCCCATACGTATTGTGGTTTGAAATGAACCGCGCTATGACTGAAGAGGAAGTTGCACAAAGAGATGTCTATGACAAAAATTGGATGGATAACGCTGAGGTAGATGCTTGTCCTTTTCTTCGCTATTTACAGTATCTTACGTATGGAGGACAAGGTGAACGCACCAAACAGCTATATGCGCTTGAAGTACTCGAGTCGTATATAGCTGATCCAAGAAATGCAATCAACATGCATCATCCTGAGACAGCGCTCAATTTGCTTGGTCACTGCTATGAAATGGAAGGCTACTATCAAAGTGCGTTATATATCTACGAGTTATCGTTGCGTCGTTACCATACGAACAATGCTGCTAACTGGCACGTTCAGCGTGTGCAGCGACTAATAagtaatttatattga
- the LOC127864493 gene encoding uncharacterized protein LOC127864493: MESNQHNQQPNYTERKGPWSAGNQIGPASRRKRDRHGAQHTRAIKGTSTPANTDTDMSKHIALETEAELRDSSPMSDLDAKTWTLGSIPSSNKFSPFKVPTKSGNVTPGSALKQDFVYKASGQATQSSNTTVVNVHKSDLNKLGYRDLEHWLSVPGHVYIGRDMSRYVSGAIGSIWGNPFRSRKLGNAEPCQMYRQYVINDTRIQSNGKTLLESLSELKGKTLGCWCHPEQCHGHMLVELIAEYCP, translated from the exons atggaatcaaaccaACATAATCAGCAGCCAAATTATACAGAAAG GAAAGGTCCATGGTCAGCCGGAAACCAAATAGGACCAGCGTCACGGCGTAAGAGGGATCGCCACGGGGCACAGCATACCCGTGCCATCAAAGGCACCAGCACTCCAGCTAACACAGACACCGACATGTCCAAGCATATCGCATTGGAAACTGAAGCTGAACTACGTGACTCATCACCCATGTCAGACCTGGATGCTAAAACATGGACTTTGGGATCAATCCCTTCATCAAATAAGTTCAGTCCTTTCAAAGTCCCAACAAAAAGTGGCAATGTCACACCGGGCAGTGCGTTGAAACAGGACTTCGTTTATAAAGCGAGCGGTCAAGCCACGCAGAGCAGTAATACCACGGTAGTCAACGTCCACAAATCTGACCTTAACAAACTCGGCTACAGGGACTTGGAGCACTGGTTGTCGGTTCCGGGTCATGTCTACATAGGGCGAGACATGAGTCGTTACGTGTCCGGAGCCATTGGAAGCATTTGGGGCAACCCCTTCAGGTCTCGGAAGCTTGGCAACGCCGAGCCCTGTCAGATGTACAGGCAGTACGTCATCAATGATACTCGTATACAGAGCAATGGCAAAACTCTACTGGAGTCATTATCAGAGCTTAAG GGAAAGACCCTCGGTTGCTGGTGTCATCCCGAGCAATGTCACGGTCACATGCTAGTGGAACTCATAGCAGAGTACTGCCCATGA
- the LOC127864487 gene encoding serine/threonine-protein kinase RIO3-like: MEGIVAEGHTQTLVKPSPWGKAVQSSPWGQSTNQNAAPCSLEEVMSEQLASELQQEEDKTCGFPEAAGVDVEPEIQELIEAANSEGDTSSDVVLARMLQMQYDQEHNQLLQAQESHLNKCNTVKVSFEKYKLEYPAFSDDEKEDSQCFDDEYENKKTEWEKSPVVASSKGYSGRGKNIVTKHDAVICGRKNASKMMDFTPEFESGDCEEMDMRLPNNDYNHLKRHSNKADRRQQKLHEKKEHSTAEHAMDPRTRLLLYKLVNSGTLESISGSISTGKESVVLHAYGGRIEGRTLATEVAIKVFKTTLNEFKTREKYVHGDHRFSKDDYKKQNPRKIIKMWAMKECANLGRMHKFNIPCPVVQIIKKHVLVMTFIGEDRKPAPKLKHAKLSAENIEDAYDQVVKIMRKMYLKCGLVHADLSEYNMLWHADTVWIIDVSQAVYLDHPRALEFLYRDCTNVVNFFSESGAHAVMTPEQLFNKVTDLDIRGQGSDFIAQVQRYAKEKSQELIANEKSDKNYAFDYFFDKSVKDKSNFDTLIISDSDSEEDDDDVDDDDEVCSDIKEEGYMDVIYDTANVVDNACSDDSNATAGEVDNLKDENCKNGSRVGVCKDNEVGEMKEVSINDETAQGSS; encoded by the exons ATGGAAGGCATCGTAGCAGAAGGGCATACCCAAACACTAGTGAAACCATCACCATGGGGAAAGGCTGTCCAATCAAGTCCCTGGGgtcaatcaaccaatcagaatgCTGCCCCTTGTAGTCTAGAAGAAGTGATGAGCGAACAGTTGGCTAGCGAGCTTCAACAAGAAGAAGACAAAACGTGCGGCTTTCCGGAGGCTGCCGG TGTTGATGTAGAGCCAGAAATCCAGGAGCTTATAGAAGCAGCGAACAGTGAAGGGGACACAAGCAGTGACGTAGTTCTGGCCCGCATGCTTCAGATGCAGTACGACCAGGAACACAACCAGCTGCTCCAGGCACAGGAGTCACACCTCAATAAGTGCAACACTG TGAAAGTGTCGTTTGAGAAGTACAAGTTAGAATACCCAGCTTTCAGTGATGATGAAAAGGAAGACAGCCAGTGCTTTGATGATGAGTACGAGAACAAGAAGACAGAATGGG AGAAAAGTCCAGTAGTGGCATCATCCAAAGGATATTCTGGCCGAGGAAAAAACATCGTTACAAAGCATGATGCAGTCATTTGTGGGCGGAAAAACGCTTCAAAAATGATGGAC TTCACGCCCGAGTTTGAGAGTGGGGACTGTGAAGAAATGGACATGCGACTGCCAAACAACGATTATAATCATCTGAAACGACACAGCAATAAAGCAGACAGACGTCAGCAAAAACTACACGAGAAGAAGGAACACTCCACTGCG GAGCATGCCATGGATCCACGTACACGCCTCCTGCTTTACAAGCTGGTGAACAGTGGCACCCTTGAGTCGATCAGTGGCAGTATCAGCACTGGGAAGGAGTCCGTCGTGCTACACGCTTATGGAGGAAG GATAGAGGGCAGAACCCTCGCGACAGAAGTGGCAATCAAGGTGTTCAAAACAACGCTGAACGAGTTCAAGACTCGAGAGAAGTACGTTCATGGCGACCATCGCTTCTCCAAGGATGACTACAAGAAACAGAACCCCAGGAAGATCATCAAGATGTGGGCCATGAAGGAGTGTGCTAATCTGGGCAG AATGCACAAATTCAACATCCCATGTCCAGTGGTACAGATCATAAAGAAGCATGTCCTGGTGATGACCTTCATAGGGGAGGACCGCAAACCTGCACCGAAACTGAAACATGCCAAACTGTCAGCAGAAAATATAGAGGACGCTTATGACCAGGTTGTGAAG ATTATGCGTAAGATGTACCTGAAGTGTGGCCTGGTACATGCGGACCTCAGTGAGTACAACATGTTGTGGCATGCAGACACAGTGTGGATCATTGACGTTTCACAAGCGGTGTACCTAGACCACCCTCGAGCTCTCGAGTTCCTCTATAGGGACTGCACCAATGTGGTTAAC TTCTTCTCTGAAAGTGGAGCCCATGCAGTGATGACCCCTGAGCAGCTGTTTAACAAGGTTACCGACCTGGATATCAGGGGTCAAGGGTCAGACTTCATTGCACAG GTGCAGAGATATGCAAAAGAGAAAAGTCAAGAGCTAATTGCGAATGAAAAAAGTGACAAAAACTATGCGTTTGATTACTTCTTTGATAAATCCGTAAAGGACAAGAGCAATTTCGATACGCTGATTATTTCCGACTCTGACAGCGAAGAAGACGATgacgatgttgatgatgatgatgaagtttGTAGTGATATTAAAGAAGAAGGATACATGGATGTAATATATGATACTGCTAATGTTGTGGATAATGCTTGTAGTGACGACAGTAATGCTACTGCTGGTGAAGTTGATAATCTAAAAGATGAAAATTGTAAGAATGGTAGCAGGGTTGGTGTTTGTAAAGACAATGAAGTAGGTGAAATGAAGGAGGTTTCTATAAATGATGAGACTGCACAGGGTTCAAGCTAG
- the LOC127864484 gene encoding uncharacterized protein LOC127864484 isoform X2, producing the protein MERRETYLLRERIMTIAAQCLELPGEFFHFGSQSEGTTTPGLNSDIDLLISHTDLNIMTDWRDWEAGMENLLMIHDDITIPQQYLLQDIHKYTPEAVTIIDNERCVRKDSGQALFSSERWKQRTEHMVSHYGEVFKNGPSVSNDPDWDLVSTLPVCKPLPEIQRWIDRCRGRHWPPAQLLKAARKAPCFLVPAGHPDSDYKREEWRLSPNLIERMLMFSFNMAQIKCYIVLKLIKKSLFRKIVGDLITSFHCKTLMFTTIERTHPSLWKEHNIMYLLLLCLQELRKWLRLGCLPHYIIAGVNLFDGKLSIVKQKLLLQYVNYLIKNGLQDLFHIDIDNLGCRLQACCIRRIKQGGEGELGGVVLRYSISLLLKVGYLQRILLNLTPIIYTIQSSNSTFQQSIYNTLLTAVQGFTNEQLKTVAFDLINHLYVVYNSVQSSKCSRLPNPAFSEIISRFQFCLNTDIASSRLKLASLLYCFGHFHAAVRVLDDVEKRYHSKVKAVCRVRRNEGESDLRVFASMITDNYENVLSEQPFAFCVRFIREEAHCAPYVLWFEMNRAMTEEEVAQRDVYDKNWMDNAEVDACPFLRYLQYLTYGGQGERTKQLYALEVLESYIADPRNAINMHHPETALNLLGHCYEMEGYYQSALYIYELSLRRYHTNNAANWHVQRVQRLISNLY; encoded by the coding sequence ATGGAGCGGAGAGAAACATATTTGCTGAGAGAACGCATTATGACGATAGCTGCACAATGTTTGGAACTACCTGGGGAATTTTTTCATTTTGGTAGCCAATCTGAAGGCACCACAACTCCCGGTCTCAATTCTGATATTGATTTGCTAATTAGTCACACAGATCTGAACATCATGACAGACTGGAGAGACTGGGAGGCTGGGATGGAGAACCTTCTGATGATTCATGACGACATAACTATACCTCAACAGTACTTGCTACAGGACATACACAAATACACACCTGAAGCGGTAACCATTATTGACAATGAAAGATGTGTAAGGAAAGATTCCGGACAAGCACTTTTCAGCTCAGAAAGATGGAAACAGCGAACAGAGCATATGGTTTCACATTACGGAGAGGTATTCAAAAATGGACCTTCTGTGAGTAATGATCCCGACTGGGATTTGGTATCGACATTGCCCGTCTGCAAACCTCTTCCAGAAATACAGCGATGGATAGACAGATGTAGAGGAAGACACTGGCCGCCTGCCCAATTACTGAAGGCTGCACGTAAAGCCCCATGTTTCTTGGTACCTGCAGGACATCCAGATAGTGATTACAAGCGCGAAGAATGGCGACTGTCTCCAAATCTTATTGAACGAATGCTTATGTTTAGTTTTAATATGgcacaaataaaatgttacatagttctaaaattaattaaaaaatccttATTTAGAAAAATTGTTGGGGATTTAATCACaagttttcattgcaaaacgttAATGTTCACCACCATAGAGAGAACACACCCTTCTCTGTGGAAGGAACATAACATCATGTATCTCCTCTTACTATGCTTACAAGAATTAAGGAAATGGCTGCGATTGGGGTGCCTTCCTCATTACATCATAGCTGGAGTGAATTTATTCGATGGAAAACTGTCAATTGTGAAACAGAAACTTCTTTTACAATACGTTAACTACTTGATAAAGAATGGCTTGCaagatttatttcatattgatatagACAACTTAGGATGTCGATTGCAAGCGTGTTGTATACGGAGGATCAAACAAGGTGGAGAGGGAGAACTGGGAGGTGTAGTCTTACGTTACAGTATCAGTTTATTGCTGAAGGTCGGGTACTTGCAAAGAATACTTTTGAATTTGACACCGATAATATATACAATACAGAGTTCGAATTCGACATTCCAACAAAGTATATACAATACATTACTCACTGCTGTTCAAGGCTTCACGAATGAACAATTGAAAACCGTTGCGTTCGACCTTATTAATCACCTGTATGTCGTATATAATTCAGTGCAATCATCTAAGTGTTCGCGTCTTCCAAACCCTGCTTTCAGCGAAATTATAAGCCgttttcaattttgtttaaacacaGATATAGCCTCTAGTCGTTTAAAGTTGGCTTCTTTGCTATACTGCTTTGGACATTTTCACGCGGCAGTTAGAGTGCTGGATGACGTTGAGAAGAGGTATCACAGCAAGGTCAAGGCTGTGTGTCGAGTAAGACGTAACGAAGGAGAAAGCGATCTCCGGGTGTTTGCTAGCATGATCACAGATAACTATGAGAACGTACTCAGTGAACAACCATTCGCATTCTGTGTCAGGTTTATTAGAGAAGAAGCGCACTGCGCCCCATACGTATTGTGGTTTGAAATGAACCGCGCTATGACTGAAGAGGAAGTTGCACAAAGAGATGTCTATGACAAAAATTGGATGGATAACGCTGAGGTAGATGCTTGTCCTTTTCTTCGCTATTTACAGTATCTTACGTATGGAGGACAAGGTGAACGCACCAAACAGCTATATGCGCTTGAAGTACTCGAGTCGTATATAGCTGATCCAAGAAATGCAATCAACATGCATCATCCTGAGACAGCGCTCAATTTGCTTGGTCACTGCTATGAAATGGAAGGCTACTATCAAAGTGCGTTATATATCTACGAGTTATCGTTGCGTCGTTACCATACGAACAATGCTGCTAACTGGCACGTTCAGCGTGTGCAGCGACTAATAagtaatttatattga